CCGAGGTGATGATGGGCCTGCTCCACCACAACGGGGCCGAGCTCACGCCCCGCGCCGAAGACGCCGAGATCATCGTCATCAACACCTGCAGCTTCATCGACTCGGCCAAGCAGGAGTCGGTGAACACCATCCTCGAGATGGTCCAGCACAAACGTCAGTTCGGCGGCAAGGCCCAGCGCATCGTCGTCGCCGGCTGCCTCGTCGAGCGCTATCGCGACGAGATTCGGAAGAATATCCCCGAAGTGGACGCAGTCGTCGGCACCGGCGAGCTCGAAGCCATCCTCGCCGCAGCGGGACTCACGCCCAGCGGCCACGCGAACAATAACTCTCCCTTCAACATTCTCCCGCAGGGCACACCCGAAGCGACTATCCACACCCACGCCATCAGCATGTCCCAGACCGACGGCGAAGTCGCGCAACTGGAATCGAACAGCATGCAGCAGGCTGGACAAAATCTGATCGATCGCGCCCCCAGCGCCGTCTCGCAACACTCGCGCCCCCTCGCCGACCCCGAACACGACCGCGAGATCGCGCCGCAGCTTCGCATCGTGCAATCTCTCGCCGAGACCGGAACCACGCACGGCGACGAACCACTGAACCACGCCGGCGACCACATCGCGCACCTGCCTGTTGGCATCGACGCAGGCAACACCTCACGCCCCGAAGGCGACCTCCGCCAGCAGCAGGGCCGCTTCTCCCGCGAGTCGTGGGACGGAGCCACCGCCGCACTGCCCGAGTATCTCTATAACGACGCCACCCCGCGCATCCTCACCACTCCGCGCGCCTCAGCCTACATCAAGATCGCCGAGGGCTGCGATCATCCCTGCAGCTTCTGCATCATCCCGCAGCTTCGCGGCAAGTTCCGTTCGCGCCGCATGTCGTCGATCATCGCCGAGGCCGAAAACCTCATCAAGCAGGGCGTCCGCGAGATCACTCTCATCGGCCAGGACACCACCTGCTATGGCGAAGACTTAGGATTCACCGAGGGTCTGTCTGAACTTTTAGCCGCACTCGCCGTGCTCCCCGGCCTGCGCTGGCTGCGCTTCCTCTACACTTATCCGAACAAGGTCACCACGCGCCTGCTCGAGACGATGGCGAAGCACGACACCATCTCCAAGTACCTCGACGTCCCTCTGCAGCACGCCAGCGCCAGCGTCCTCAAGACCATGAAGCGCGGCGGCAACGCGCAGATCTTCCTCGACCTCATCGCCAAGGCCCGCCGCATCGTCCCCGGCATTGTTATCCGGACCAGCTTCATCGTGGGCTTCCCCGGCGAAACCGAGGCTGACTATAAAGAGCTCGAAGCCTTCATCACCGCCGCAAAGATCGACTGGCTCGGCGTCTTCACCTACTCGGACGAAGAGGGCGCGAAGGCTTTTGACCTTCCCGATGAAACAAAGGTCCCCAACCGCACCATCCAGGCGCGCCGTCGCAAGCTGATGAAGCTCCAGCAGAAGATCAGCACCAAATC
The nucleotide sequence above comes from Tunturibacter empetritectus. Encoded proteins:
- the rimO gene encoding 30S ribosomal protein S12 methylthiotransferase RimO, which codes for MTPTATIETEAPAVARPKVGFVSLGCPKNLVDSEVMMGLLHHNGAELTPRAEDAEIIVINTCSFIDSAKQESVNTILEMVQHKRQFGGKAQRIVVAGCLVERYRDEIRKNIPEVDAVVGTGELEAILAAAGLTPSGHANNNSPFNILPQGTPEATIHTHAISMSQTDGEVAQLESNSMQQAGQNLIDRAPSAVSQHSRPLADPEHDREIAPQLRIVQSLAETGTTHGDEPLNHAGDHIAHLPVGIDAGNTSRPEGDLRQQQGRFSRESWDGATAALPEYLYNDATPRILTTPRASAYIKIAEGCDHPCSFCIIPQLRGKFRSRRMSSIIAEAENLIKQGVREITLIGQDTTCYGEDLGFTEGLSELLAALAVLPGLRWLRFLYTYPNKVTTRLLETMAKHDTISKYLDVPLQHASASVLKTMKRGGNAQIFLDLIAKARRIVPGIVIRTSFIVGFPGETEADYKELEAFITAAKIDWLGVFTYSDEEGAKAFDLPDETKVPNRTIQARRRKLMKLQQKISTKSKAEWVGREIDLLVEGESEETELLWEGRTSLHAPEIDGKVFINDFGPHETLVPGTFYRAEITESHDYDVVARILE